The Streptomyces avermitilis MA-4680 = NBRC 14893 genome contains a region encoding:
- a CDS encoding SRPBCC family protein, which produces MARRLRPVGLDFTQIAPVCLVFAREVAAPPKTVFRALAEDVGGWSEWFGAVTSARPVEDGAGREVRLKGGTRFRETVVVAKPAEVYAYRVDETNAPGMSALLEEWRLTPAGTGTRVQWTFAADGPAVFRFVVNLGRAGLGRAFRDAVTSLDRRLAATRA; this is translated from the coding sequence ATGGCACGCCGTCTGCGCCCGGTCGGGCTCGACTTCACTCAGATCGCTCCCGTGTGTCTGGTGTTCGCCCGCGAGGTGGCCGCGCCCCCGAAGACGGTCTTCCGTGCGCTGGCGGAGGACGTCGGGGGCTGGAGCGAGTGGTTCGGCGCGGTCACCTCCGCCCGGCCGGTCGAGGACGGCGCCGGGCGGGAGGTCCGGCTCAAGGGCGGGACCCGCTTCCGGGAGACGGTCGTCGTGGCGAAACCGGCCGAGGTGTACGCGTACCGGGTCGACGAGACGAACGCTCCCGGGATGTCCGCGCTCCTCGAGGAGTGGCGGCTGACGCCGGCCGGTACGGGCACCCGGGTGCAGTGGACCTTCGCGGCCGACGGGCCCGCGGTCTTCCGGTTCGTGGTGAACCTGGGGCGAGCGGGTCTGGGGCGCGCGTTCCGGGACGCGGTGACCTCGCTGGACCGGCGGCTGGCGGCCACGCGCGCGTGA